The proteins below are encoded in one region of Streptomyces marianii:
- a CDS encoding YfjP family GTPase, which translates to MTAVTAVTGETEDRRSAGGSGSGSGNASGAQNEPGAGDDAAAGSAAPGRRGRLGEEARPEDEHASSGGGERVQDDGAERSTDPASHTEGRQEDGREAGAPEDGDGDRWDDGLIARRAVGPSDLAGGSLVGGEGHVPIGGPYAAPLRGRLDALRELVGLSRTRLDDKALAEAGRVLDEAAARQQLSARHTVVAIAGSTGSGKSTLFNALAGVPISETGLRRPTTSAPISLSWSEGAAGLLDRLAIPPRLRRRPLAGGSGDEGLQGLVLVDLPDHDSAMTVHREQVDRVLKLVDAVIWVVDPEKYADAALHERYLRPLAGHAEITFVVLNQIDRLPGDAADQVLDDLRRLLDEDGMAVGEHGEPGATVLALSALTGEGVGELRELLGRLVQEKSAAARRVSADIDAAAGRLRSMYVADGRPGLSERARDDFTARLANAVGATAVGEEAERRWRRNAGRACGTPWLRLWRWYERVRMPGGGLPEPKQPAEEELTARQRVEQAVRTVADDAAHGLPAPWAQAVREAAVRGAEGLPEELDDLAAELGTPSGRLPRPAWWPAAVFVQVCMTLLQVFGGLWLVGQIIGVLEPGLLPPVLVMLAGIIGGPLVEWACAAAAKGPARRYGQDAERRMREAAAACGRAKVLDPIAAELLRYREVREQYGAVSFRR; encoded by the coding sequence GTGACCGCGGTGACGGCAGTCACTGGCGAGACCGAGGACCGCCGCTCGGCGGGCGGATCCGGGAGCGGATCCGGGAATGCGTCCGGGGCGCAGAACGAGCCAGGGGCCGGCGATGATGCCGCGGCCGGGAGCGCGGCCCCGGGGCGTCGCGGCCGCCTCGGCGAGGAAGCCCGTCCCGAGGACGAGCACGCGTCCTCCGGGGGCGGCGAGCGGGTGCAGGACGACGGGGCCGAGCGCTCCACGGACCCCGCGTCGCACACCGAGGGGAGGCAAGAGGACGGCCGGGAGGCCGGCGCTCCCGAGGACGGCGACGGCGACCGGTGGGACGACGGTCTGATCGCCCGCCGGGCCGTCGGCCCGTCCGATCTCGCGGGCGGCTCGCTGGTCGGCGGCGAAGGCCACGTCCCCATCGGCGGCCCGTACGCAGCCCCGCTGCGCGGCAGGCTGGACGCGCTCCGTGAACTCGTCGGCCTCTCCCGCACCCGCCTGGACGACAAGGCCCTGGCAGAGGCGGGCCGCGTGCTCGACGAGGCGGCGGCGCGGCAGCAGTTGTCGGCACGGCACACCGTCGTCGCCATCGCGGGCTCTACCGGCAGCGGGAAGTCGACCCTCTTCAACGCCCTGGCCGGGGTGCCGATTTCGGAGACCGGGCTGCGCCGGCCGACGACGTCCGCACCGATCTCGCTCAGCTGGTCCGAAGGGGCCGCCGGGCTTCTCGACCGGCTCGCCATCCCGCCCCGGCTGCGTCGCAGGCCGCTCGCGGGCGGCAGCGGCGACGAGGGGCTGCAGGGCCTCGTCCTGGTGGATCTTCCCGACCACGACTCGGCGATGACGGTGCACCGGGAGCAGGTGGACCGGGTCCTCAAGCTCGTCGACGCGGTCATCTGGGTCGTCGACCCGGAGAAGTACGCGGACGCAGCACTCCACGAGCGCTATCTGCGGCCGCTCGCGGGGCACGCCGAGATCACCTTCGTCGTCCTTAACCAGATCGACCGGCTGCCGGGCGATGCCGCCGACCAGGTGCTGGACGACCTGCGCAGGCTGCTCGACGAGGACGGGATGGCGGTCGGTGAGCACGGCGAGCCGGGCGCCACCGTCCTCGCGCTCTCGGCTCTCACCGGTGAGGGCGTCGGCGAGCTGCGGGAACTGCTCGGCCGACTCGTCCAGGAGAAGTCCGCCGCGGCCCGCCGCGTCTCCGCCGACATCGACGCGGCGGCCGGCCGGCTGCGGTCCATGTACGTCGCCGACGGGCGGCCGGGTCTCAGCGAGCGAGCCCGGGACGACTTCACGGCCCGGCTGGCGAACGCGGTCGGCGCCACCGCCGTCGGCGAGGAGGCCGAACGCCGGTGGCGCAGGAACGCCGGGAGGGCCTGCGGGACGCCGTGGCTGCGGCTGTGGCGCTGGTACGAACGCGTGCGCATGCCCGGTGGGGGGCTGCCCGAGCCCAAGCAGCCGGCGGAGGAGGAGCTCACGGCCCGTCAGCGCGTCGAGCAGGCGGTACGGACGGTGGCCGACGACGCTGCTCACGGACTGCCGGCCCCGTGGGCGCAGGCGGTGCGCGAGGCGGCGGTGCGCGGTGCGGAGGGACTTCCGGAGGAGCTCGACGACCTGGCCGCCGAACTGGGCACGCCCAGCGGCCGTCTGCCGCGTCCGGCGTGGTGGCCTGCGGCGGTGTTCGTTCAGGTGTGCATGACGCTGCTGCAGGTCTTCGGCGGGCTGTGGCTGGTGGGACAGATCATCGGGGTGCTGGAGCCGGGGCTGCTCCCTCCGGTGCTGGTGATGCTCGCCGGGATCATCGGCGGGCCCCTCGTGGAGTGGGCGTGTGCGGCGGCAGCGAAGGGGCCCGCGCGACGGTACGGACAGGACGCGGAACGGCGCATGCGGGAAGCGGCGGCGGCGTGCGGCAGGGCGAAGGTGCTGGATCCGATCGCCGCGGAACTGCTCCGCTACCGGGAGGTGCGGGAGCAGTACGGGGCGGTGTCGTTCAGACGCTGA